One stretch of Chaetodon auriga isolate fChaAug3 chromosome 18, fChaAug3.hap1, whole genome shotgun sequence DNA includes these proteins:
- the leg1.1 gene encoding liver-enriched gene 1, tandem duplicate 1 isoform X1 codes for MPIKTHCLPGSSVMLRPTVLGLLLACAVSLGSSAVILENGAPILWAQTAAQVTDLPIQNGILNPDPWNFLHRMSLYRLMIAATDPFMGSMGTGATDSPMWGMPLQLGWMLTSGRLADPTGTTTCGLQTGDTMCISTESWWACENYFVSVLPFLSAAQQGFMGPDVQVQMQVPEGVADYCTTYADCATTYPDVMSKWDAFFQGLKSAAESPLPENEKKDALLGLYWVAQMASTYASGACNSKQSHYSDKEVSFANSWLNSAEYVSASHFHSNLEKSAMFMTPLPGRILQADDNAPNISDMSQEENHTLSIFSWMTNIDTLLRGTLVRLWKQAMCSVTTREKGREMLEQLLLNPSFATSSFMSIVTGMTTSC; via the exons TCCCGGCTCTTCAGTCATGCTGCGTCCCACCGTCCTTGGCCTCCTCTTGGCTTGTGCAGTGTCTCTCGGCAGCTCTGCAGTCATTCTAGAAAATGGCGCACCCATCCTGTGGGCGCAAACAGCCGCACAAGTGACTGACCTGCCGATACAGAATGGCATCTTGAATCCCGACCCCTGGAACTTCCTTCATCGCATGAGCCTTTACCGCCTGATGATAGCTGCTACAGACCCGTTTATGGGCTCCATGGGGACAGGTGCCACAGATAGTCCAATGTGGGGAATGCCACTGCAGCTTGGATGGATGCTAACTTCAG GTCGTCTCGCTGACCCAACTGGTACCACAACCTGTGGTCTGCAAACAGGAGACACTATGTGCATTTCTACTGAGAGTTGGTGGGCCT GTGAGAACTACTTCGTCTCTGTGCTGCCCTTCCTGTCTGCCGCACAACAGGGCTTCATGGGACCAGACGTTCAG GTCCAGATGCAGGTGCCTGAAGGTGTAGCAGACTATTGCACCACATATGCTGACTGTGCAACTACCTACCCTGATGTCATGTCTAAGTGGGATGCCTTCTTTCAG GGTCTGAAGTCTGCAGCTGAGTCTCCCCTCcctgaaaatgagaagaaagaCGCTCTCCTCGGTCTCTACTGGGTCGCCCAAATGGCTTCAACTTATGCCTCTGGTGCATGCAACAGCAA GCAGAGCCACTACTCCGACAAAGAGGTGTCATTTGCCAACAGCTGGCTGAACTCAGCAGAGTACGTTTCAGCATCACATTTCCATTCCAACCTGGAAAAATCTGCCATGTTCATGACTCCCCTGCCTGGCCGAATTTTACAG GCGGACGACAACGCGCCTAACATTTCCGATATGAGTCAGGAGGAGAACCACACACTGAGTATCTTCTCCTGGATGACCAACATTGACACTCTGCTGC GTGGGACGTTGGTGCGTCTGTGGAAACAAGCCATGTGTTCAGTGACCAcgagagagaaaggcagagagatgcTGGAGCAGCTTCTGCTCAATCCCAGCTTCGCCACAAGCTCTTTCATGTCCATTGTGACTGGAATGACGACGAGCTGCTGA
- the leg1.1 gene encoding liver-enriched gene 1, tandem duplicate 1 isoform X2, whose amino-acid sequence MLRPTVLGLLLACAVSLGSSAVILENGAPILWAQTAAQVTDLPIQNGILNPDPWNFLHRMSLYRLMIAATDPFMGSMGTGATDSPMWGMPLQLGWMLTSGRLADPTGTTTCGLQTGDTMCISTESWWACENYFVSVLPFLSAAQQGFMGPDVQVQMQVPEGVADYCTTYADCATTYPDVMSKWDAFFQGLKSAAESPLPENEKKDALLGLYWVAQMASTYASGACNSKQSHYSDKEVSFANSWLNSAEYVSASHFHSNLEKSAMFMTPLPGRILQADDNAPNISDMSQEENHTLSIFSWMTNIDTLLRGTLVRLWKQAMCSVTTREKGREMLEQLLLNPSFATSSFMSIVTGMTTSC is encoded by the exons ATGCTGCGTCCCACCGTCCTTGGCCTCCTCTTGGCTTGTGCAGTGTCTCTCGGCAGCTCTGCAGTCATTCTAGAAAATGGCGCACCCATCCTGTGGGCGCAAACAGCCGCACAAGTGACTGACCTGCCGATACAGAATGGCATCTTGAATCCCGACCCCTGGAACTTCCTTCATCGCATGAGCCTTTACCGCCTGATGATAGCTGCTACAGACCCGTTTATGGGCTCCATGGGGACAGGTGCCACAGATAGTCCAATGTGGGGAATGCCACTGCAGCTTGGATGGATGCTAACTTCAG GTCGTCTCGCTGACCCAACTGGTACCACAACCTGTGGTCTGCAAACAGGAGACACTATGTGCATTTCTACTGAGAGTTGGTGGGCCT GTGAGAACTACTTCGTCTCTGTGCTGCCCTTCCTGTCTGCCGCACAACAGGGCTTCATGGGACCAGACGTTCAG GTCCAGATGCAGGTGCCTGAAGGTGTAGCAGACTATTGCACCACATATGCTGACTGTGCAACTACCTACCCTGATGTCATGTCTAAGTGGGATGCCTTCTTTCAG GGTCTGAAGTCTGCAGCTGAGTCTCCCCTCcctgaaaatgagaagaaagaCGCTCTCCTCGGTCTCTACTGGGTCGCCCAAATGGCTTCAACTTATGCCTCTGGTGCATGCAACAGCAA GCAGAGCCACTACTCCGACAAAGAGGTGTCATTTGCCAACAGCTGGCTGAACTCAGCAGAGTACGTTTCAGCATCACATTTCCATTCCAACCTGGAAAAATCTGCCATGTTCATGACTCCCCTGCCTGGCCGAATTTTACAG GCGGACGACAACGCGCCTAACATTTCCGATATGAGTCAGGAGGAGAACCACACACTGAGTATCTTCTCCTGGATGACCAACATTGACACTCTGCTGC GTGGGACGTTGGTGCGTCTGTGGAAACAAGCCATGTGTTCAGTGACCAcgagagagaaaggcagagagatgcTGGAGCAGCTTCTGCTCAATCCCAGCTTCGCCACAAGCTCTTTCATGTCCATTGTGACTGGAATGACGACGAGCTGCTGA